In Episyrphus balteatus chromosome 4, idEpiBalt1.1, whole genome shotgun sequence, the sequence GATCTTATTTTTGAAGACTTCTGGAACATAACtgattataaatttaattaaactaaaaaaattatttcgaaagaTAGTTAACTTATCTAAATGacctgtttttgtatttttttgtaaaaaaaaaaaaaaaaaaaaatttttcgtgaTTTTTAGGGACTATCAAAATTTgggtttttgtaaatttttaggtaaaatttttgaacttttgaaaaatatagtaaaaattataatttttctaaatattgtCAAACTACAGGTAAATAAGGGCTCaaattatattctaaaataGTGCTGacgtaatttatttgatttgctTACTTGTCAGGATACTCTCCGAAAggggtatcaaaatttttaaaataaattttattttacatagagtatgaattaattttatttgagtaggtattattttgaagaaatcaaCTAAATAAAGATACACTGGGTAGTGAaagattgttgaaaataaaataacaaaatttgtaataagttataaataagattttgtaattttattttacaaagaaTGGGATTTTTTGCGCGGTATTGATTCATCCAAGTATTTTGGATGAATCGGGGGATATAACATTTCTTGGAAGAAAAGCGGTCTGGCTAAAACACTTGCAACGTCGAAACGGAGCACTTCATTGGGATTTCTTTGTTTTAAATCTCTGGTTCATTCTTTATTTCTGATCTCCCTCCACAGGGAATCTACAACAATCGCTCTTAATTCTAATTTTGACATTATGGTGTTTCCTAACCAAAATGCAATCTGTTTTCCATACAAGACAAGTTTTCCCGCTTTATTCGATCAAACCCCTTTGCCGGATTGATTGGTGCATCCGCATCAACTGATTTGATAGGACTGTTACAATTGTTGTTCCAGCGaacagatgcaattttattttcgtTATATCGAAtggtaaaatcaatgaaaccaCGACTTTTTTTCGGTCAGCTCTGATTTACCAGTTCTATTTTCACGAACAATGAATGTAAATACAAGAAGAGTTGGTTTTTTCGCTATGCATTGAGAATAAATCAAATAACCTGTTCGAAAGACAATATTTTAGTTGCGGTGAGACTTGGAAAAATTGTCGATTGTTACTGGGGGCTGACTtggtttatcgatttttgaaagCAATCAACTCAGAGAAGTTTTTACTGGGTACTTGCACTATACCATAAGTAATAAATGAACTAGTCactttcatcatttttttttttttgatgacatCAAACATTTTGTCATCAAAACGAAATCGCAAGAGTTCCACCCAAACCATTTTTTCCTGCAAGAAATATAATTTCCGGATTCATGTCCAAAATATTTGATGGGTACCACACAAAAAACCATTCTTATAAagcataaaatatcaaaatataatgtataatttattacaatttttttaatttttattctcaacAGCTTCTCATTACCAAGTGTATCTTTCTTTGGTTCATTTcttattcataaaaatactcGAATAAAATCGATTCATActccatgtaaaaaaaaaattatttttaaaattttgtttccccTTTGGGCTTGAGTTTCGAAAACGCAACGTGAATTTcctggaaaaccaaaagcttttacaaattttttttttttcagattaccTCTAATTATACCAAAAACAGATAGTGTATAAAATTCCAAGTTTCTTAGTCATCAGTAACTGGTAGCCCCCGGAAACGGGTTAAAAGTGTAGTAGAGAGAGATTAGATTCATATCTTTTAACATACTCCCCGCCcataattttataatattacCTACGTGTtttcatataaacaaaaaaaggttgccgcgataaaaaacaaaaagttaccctatataaaccaaaaaattaatacattttgtatcaATTTGTGAAGTTAACTTTGAGTGAACGAATCATTTAGTTTGTTTGTCTAATctaactttttataaatttacgTTGCAAATTTATATTATTGGCATATTACAATGAAAGTCTTGATTGGAATTATTTTATTGTGCTTTGCCTCTGTCAATTGTGCTGTTCTTAAAGGTAAGATTAAAGAAAATCTGTAAAtcaacataaattcaaaaattatatttgttttagcAACAGAAACAAATGAAGAGATTTATGAAAGGATCACAAAAGATTGTGATGATAGCTTTTTTGGAAGATATATCGATCCATTCAATTGTCAAAGTTACAATCGTTGTTTGATGGGTGTTTTGGTTAAAAAGGACTGTCCCGTTGGCCTTGGTTATGATCGTAAGAGTCAAGTGTGTAAACCGCAAGTCCAAGGATGTACAATAACGGGAATTCCAAAAGAAGAAACCAATGAAGAGATTTTGGAAAGGTTCACAGAGGAATGTGCAGACGGAGCGAACGCAAAGCAAAGATTTATCGATCCATTCAATTGTCAAAGTTACTATCGTTGTGATGTGAGTAGGGTTTTAGTTAAGAAGGACTGTCCCGTTGGCCTTGGTTATGATCCTGAGAGTCAAGTGTGTAAACCGCAAGTCCAAGGATGTTCAATTACGGGAATTCCAAAAGAAGAAACCAATGAAGAGTATATGGAAAGGATCACAGAGGAATGTGAAGATTTTATGAACGGACAGAAAAGATTTATCGA encodes:
- the LOC129918022 gene encoding probable chitinase 10 isoform X1; translation: MKVLIGIILLCFASVNCAVLKATETNEEIYERITKDCDDSFFGRYIDPFNCQSYNRCLMGVLVKKDCPVGLGYDRKSQVCKPQVQGCTITGIPKEETNEEILERFTEECADGANAKQRFIDPFNCQSYYRCDVSRVLVKKDCPVGLGYDPESQVCKPQVQGCSITGIPKEETNEEYMERITEECEDFMNGQKRFIDPFNCQSYIRCVRRVLVKKDCPVGLGYDPESQVCKPQVQGCSITGIPKEETKEEILERITEECADGVNPKKKFIDPFNRERYYICASGVLDFNDCDIDICFDPKLEKCTPEACSKK
- the LOC129918022 gene encoding probable chitinase 10 isoform X2 gives rise to the protein MKVLIGIILLCFASVNCAVLKETNEEIYERITKDCDDSFFGRYIDPFNCQSYNRCLMGVLVKKDCPVGLGYDRKSQVCKPQVQGCTITGIPKEETNEEILERFTEECADGANAKQRFIDPFNCQSYYRCDVSRVLVKKDCPVGLGYDPESQVCKPQVQGCSITGIPKEETNEEYMERITEECEDFMNGQKRFIDPFNCQSYIRCVRRVLVKKDCPVGLGYDPESQVCKPQVQGCSITGIPKEETKEEILERITEECADGVNPKKKFIDPFNRERYYICASGVLDFNDCDIDICFDPKLEKCTPEACSKK